The following coding sequences lie in one Desulfitibacter alkalitolerans DSM 16504 genomic window:
- a CDS encoding PglZ domain-containing protein, which translates to MIEKRIAELFSIQYEKRLLIFDTSGFCAAFDYTRLLISQNFEVIRYEDIEAFRLRYEQEIRNSDHKYAVIVYSDIYVPYDIRKQFFEIEISLRSIFPKLHEDTVRRYIKDIDLISFAYGELYSSCDTREKTEKFISDTVFSKGNIKNYCELMIKNLLPSGDKSGITANGWIEIARKKALIDYYAAKANIWIDTSFVDAEFEKFIFDGYQKLSGETNKHAPAILPKVIDFISHGKTALIVVDGMSLFDFEVISRYLEGIDYEYHCTYALIPTTTAISRQGLLSGKYPRELENPFTLSQEEKGFMEAAKNAGYSKRQSLYAKGFNPPISHFTKFAAIIINDIDDLVHGQKQGRIGMYNDVSFWAKSGKVQTLIKDLYEQGFDIYITSDHGNTPCIGAGAIRNVGVEVETRSKRMLVLKDFAEGNDSFGDKVVTYPGYYLDKDYSYYVCEAGVSFDNKNEEVMTHGGISIDEVIVPFIKVKAVI; encoded by the coding sequence TTTTGATACCAGCGGATTTTGTGCTGCCTTTGATTATACCAGGCTGCTTATTTCTCAGAATTTTGAGGTTATCCGGTATGAGGATATTGAAGCATTCCGGCTAAGGTATGAGCAAGAAATAAGGAATTCTGATCATAAATATGCGGTTATTGTTTATTCTGACATATATGTGCCATACGATATAAGGAAACAGTTTTTTGAGATTGAAATTTCTCTCAGAAGCATCTTTCCGAAACTGCATGAAGATACGGTGCGCCGGTATATTAAAGACATTGACTTGATTAGCTTTGCCTATGGGGAGCTTTATTCGTCCTGTGACACCAGGGAAAAGACTGAAAAATTTATTTCAGATACGGTCTTTTCAAAGGGAAATATAAAAAACTATTGTGAGCTAATGATAAAAAACCTCTTGCCTTCCGGTGACAAATCTGGTATTACTGCAAATGGCTGGATTGAGATTGCCCGTAAAAAGGCCTTGATTGATTATTACGCTGCAAAAGCAAATATATGGATCGATACGAGTTTTGTTGACGCGGAATTTGAAAAGTTCATATTTGATGGCTATCAAAAGCTTTCCGGTGAGACCAACAAACATGCTCCTGCGATTTTGCCTAAAGTGATTGATTTCATATCGCATGGTAAAACTGCTCTTATAGTCGTGGATGGGATGTCTTTGTTTGATTTTGAAGTCATCTCACGGTATTTGGAAGGCATTGACTATGAATACCATTGTACCTATGCCCTTATACCGACGACGACGGCAATTTCCAGGCAAGGCCTGCTGAGCGGAAAGTATCCGCGTGAGTTAGAAAATCCTTTTACTTTAAGTCAAGAAGAAAAAGGTTTTATGGAGGCTGCTAAAAACGCAGGATATTCCAAACGGCAAAGCTTATATGCCAAGGGCTTCAATCCGCCCATCAGCCATTTTACCAAGTTTGCGGCTATTATCATCAATGACATAGATGATTTGGTTCACGGTCAAAAGCAAGGCCGTATAGGAATGTATAATGATGTTTCCTTTTGGGCAAAAAGCGGTAAGGTGCAAACCCTAATTAAAGATTTGTATGAGCAGGGATTTGATATTTATATAACATCCGACCACGGTAACACCCCATGCATCGGTGCAGGAGCTATCCGTAATGTTGGTGTTGAGGTTGAAACAAGATCTAAGAGAATGCTTGTGCTTAAAGATTTTGCTGAAGGAAATGATTCTTTTGGAGACAAAGTCGTGACTTATCCGGGATATTACTTGGATAAAGATTATAGTTATTATGTTTGTGAAGCAGGTGTTTCTTTTGATAATAAGAATGAAGAAGTGATGACACATGGGGGCATTTCCATTGACGAGGTAATTGTCCCATTCATTAAAGTAAAGGCGGTAATTTAG
- a CDS encoding DUF4268 domain-containing protein has product MYLIDKKNNRLSKIEEKTFSELGFKEREHLQEWLANEPAVFGEDLLIIQKEFDGFADTRERLDLLALDKDGNLVIIENKLDDSGRDVTWQALKYASYCSSLSKEEIRVIFQDYLTRCGSGETAEEKLCEFYGKEYDEISLNKGTGQRIILVAAKFRKEVTSTVLWLMNYNIRIQCFRVTPYKKDDELFLDIEQIIPMKDAEDYVIKMAEKAQDDIMIENRLKSSDALRLEFWTALLKEMAKKSELFKNISPKKDNWINAGSGIAGVPFTFAISKAYARVELYIDTVDKAENKKLFDYLHQSKEAIETAFGEAMTWERLDDKRASRISSSIDKNSYDRENWDFIITELTERMERFEKALRDYLKKYKK; this is encoded by the coding sequence ATGTACCTTATCGATAAGAAAAATAACCGGCTTTCAAAGATAGAAGAGAAAACCTTTTCAGAACTCGGGTTTAAGGAAAGGGAACATCTGCAGGAGTGGCTGGCAAATGAACCTGCAGTATTTGGAGAAGATTTGCTTATTATCCAAAAAGAATTTGACGGCTTTGCCGATACCAGGGAACGGCTGGACCTATTAGCTCTGGATAAAGACGGCAACCTGGTGATTATTGAAAACAAGCTGGACGATTCCGGTCGGGATGTAACCTGGCAGGCCTTGAAATATGCATCTTACTGTTCCAGCTTATCCAAGGAAGAAATCAGAGTTATATTTCAGGACTATCTTACCAGGTGTGGAAGCGGAGAAACAGCGGAAGAAAAGCTTTGTGAATTTTATGGAAAGGAATACGATGAAATATCGCTGAACAAAGGCACCGGGCAACGAATTATCCTGGTTGCTGCGAAATTCAGGAAAGAAGTTACTTCCACTGTTTTATGGCTTATGAACTATAATATCCGCATTCAGTGTTTTCGGGTAACCCCTTATAAAAAAGACGACGAGTTATTCCTTGATATCGAACAGATTATACCAATGAAGGATGCCGAGGATTATGTGATTAAAATGGCTGAAAAAGCCCAGGATGATATCATGATTGAGAATAGATTAAAAAGTTCCGATGCGTTACGCTTGGAATTCTGGACAGCTTTGCTTAAAGAGATGGCCAAGAAAAGCGAGTTGTTTAAGAATATCAGTCCGAAAAAAGATAACTGGATAAATGCAGGTTCGGGCATAGCGGGAGTACCTTTTACATTCGCTATTTCAAAGGCATATGCAAGAGTGGAGCTTTACATAGATACGGTGGATAAAGCTGAGAATAAAAAGCTGTTCGACTATTTGCACCAAAGCAAGGAAGCAATAGAGACAGCTTTTGGAGAAGCAATGACCTGGGAACGTTTGGATGATAAAAGGGCAAGCCGGATAAGCTCCAGTATTGACAAAAACTCTTATGACAGGGAGAATTGGGATTTCATCATTACCGAACTAACTGAACGGATGGAGCGTTTTGAAAAGGCTCTGAGGGATTATCTGAAGAAATATAAGAAGTAA
- a CDS encoding DUF6884 domain-containing protein, producing MRIALISCTSRKKAYKCPARDLYSESPRFRLAYALAKLVADKIFILSAKYGLVPEDMIIEPYNETLKDKSAQERRAWGDMVLNELRKVSDLERDEFIVLAGEVYQENLLPHLVHFWLPLKGKRQGEWIPELERLITLERESDKVIVLHMLFNGLPRLDWTMIDRLPYQNGIYIMFEKGESYHGMDRIVRIGTHRGQDRLLKRLRDHFVKEDADGSIFRKNIGRAFLKMTSDPYLQVWEIDMHNSENERNYGHLINEELETELEAKISRYLRDNITFVCFPVDEEAERLRLEEGIIASLNRHPSFGPSSNWLGLNSPMSEIASSGLWNRQGLQGQPLSDEELELVKWLARFGNDSYRNNTGRRTRVQKAEDSVRVAVEATGSQGKTADDVRQYIEKLLQEAKMIGEDYIDLVSGDIHKQMGMKNRMPQICRIMYEKMMPGDEVLHTTPSGKSSTIKIRYDLRNRQGKEIVK from the coding sequence TTGAGAATTGCTTTGATTTCATGCACCAGCAGAAAAAAAGCATATAAATGCCCAGCAAGAGACTTATATTCAGAAAGCCCGCGGTTTCGGTTGGCATATGCTTTGGCAAAGCTTGTTGCAGATAAAATATTTATTCTTTCCGCAAAATATGGCTTAGTGCCGGAGGATATGATTATTGAACCTTATAACGAAACCTTAAAAGATAAAAGTGCCCAGGAACGGCGAGCATGGGGAGACATGGTGCTAAACGAATTACGAAAAGTTTCCGACTTAGAACGCGATGAGTTTATTGTTTTGGCCGGCGAAGTTTATCAAGAAAATCTGCTGCCCCATTTGGTTCATTTTTGGCTTCCTCTCAAAGGCAAGAGGCAAGGAGAATGGATTCCGGAGTTAGAGAGACTGATTACGCTTGAAAGAGAATCAGATAAAGTGATAGTTCTTCATATGCTTTTTAATGGTCTGCCGCGATTGGATTGGACAATGATAGACCGACTTCCCTATCAAAATGGCATATACATCATGTTTGAAAAGGGCGAAAGCTACCATGGCATGGATAGAATAGTTCGCATAGGTACCCACCGGGGTCAAGACCGTTTGTTGAAAAGGTTGAGAGACCATTTTGTGAAAGAGGATGCTGATGGCAGTATTTTCCGTAAAAACATCGGTCGTGCTTTTTTGAAAATGACTTCGGATCCATATTTACAAGTGTGGGAAATTGATATGCATAATTCTGAAAATGAAAGAAACTATGGACACTTAATAAATGAAGAGCTTGAAACTGAACTTGAGGCAAAAATTAGCCGATATTTAAGGGACAACATCACCTTTGTCTGTTTTCCGGTTGATGAAGAAGCTGAGCGGTTGAGGTTAGAAGAAGGTATTATTGCATCACTTAACAGGCATCCATCATTTGGCCCGAGCAGCAATTGGCTTGGTTTGAATAGCCCTATGTCGGAGATTGCAAGCAGCGGCCTTTGGAATAGACAGGGTTTGCAGGGACAACCTTTATCTGATGAAGAATTAGAGCTGGTTAAGTGGCTTGCTAGATTTGGAAACGATAGTTACAGAAACAATACGGGGCGTAGAACACGTGTACAAAAAGCAGAGGATAGTGTCAGGGTGGCTGTTGAAGCTACGGGTTCACAAGGGAAAACAGCTGATGATGTAAGGCAGTACATAGAAAAATTGTTGCAGGAAGCAAAGATGATAGGCGAAGACTATATTGATTTGGTTTCAGGGGATATTCATAAGCAGATGGGCATGAAAAACAGGATGCCGCAGATATGCAGGATTATGTACGAGAAAATGATGCCTGGCGATGAAGTTTTACATACTACTCCCAGCGGTAAAAGTTCGACTATAAAAATCAGGTATGACCTCAGAAATAGGCAAGGCAAAGAAATAGTGAAATAA
- a CDS encoding IS1096 element passenger TnpR family protein: MKAYQIKMELIDSEPLIWRRVVIPADVTFKRLHDDEMIFYCA; encoded by the coding sequence ATGAAAGCCTATCAAATAAAAATGGAATTGATTGATTCCGAACCGCTAATATGGAGAAGGGTAGTTATCCCGGCGGATGTTACCTTCAAACGACTGCATGATGATGAAATGATTTTTTACTGTGCTTAA
- a CDS encoding ImmA/IrrE family metallo-endopeptidase, with protein sequence MEFILREAERLIQKHKTRNPFEIADCLNINVLYRPLGKLKGIYIYTRRSRYICINNDLDSPARRLVCAHEIGHDRFHRHLAKMNPQAQELISYDMSSKPEREANVFAAEILLPDDEVIKLINDAEMNFFRAARELYVPPELMDFKFQILKNRGYRLEAPLNATGDFLKK encoded by the coding sequence ATGGAATTTATTTTGAGAGAAGCCGAGAGGTTGATCCAAAAGCATAAAACTCGAAACCCCTTTGAGATTGCCGATTGTCTTAATATTAATGTTCTCTACAGGCCGCTCGGCAAGCTTAAAGGGATTTACATATACACAAGGCGGAGCCGATATATTTGCATTAACAATGATTTGGACAGTCCTGCCAGACGATTGGTATGCGCTCACGAAATTGGCCATGACCGCTTCCACAGACACTTGGCCAAAATGAATCCCCAGGCCCAGGAGCTTATCAGCTATGATATGTCATCAAAGCCGGAAAGGGAAGCAAATGTTTTCGCTGCTGAAATCCTCTTGCCTGATGATGAGGTTATTAAACTGATAAATGACGCGGAAATGAATTTTTTCAGGGCAGCAAGGGAACTATATGTACCACCAGAATTAATGGATTTCAAATTTCAGATATTGAAAAACAGGGGCTACAGGCTTGAAGCTCCATTAAATGCTACCGGAGATTTCCTGAAAAAGTAG
- a CDS encoding helix-turn-helix domain-containing protein, with protein MQFGEKIRLLRKRAGISQKDFAEQLGITRRALVYYENGQRFPREAGLIDKIAGFFNVSSDFLTDDSESIAMTKEEIFLEEAKAEDKLRGKSEAKKFIETTKCLFAGGELSEEDKDALFEVLTEIYFDSKKKAKKYGVRKNKGSKNTPTD; from the coding sequence ATGCAGTTTGGCGAAAAAATTAGATTATTACGCAAAAGGGCAGGCATTTCCCAGAAGGATTTTGCAGAGCAGCTCGGGATTACAAGGCGGGCTTTGGTTTATTATGAAAACGGACAGCGTTTTCCACGGGAGGCAGGACTTATTGATAAAATCGCCGGTTTCTTTAACGTATCTTCAGATTTCCTGACAGATGATAGCGAAAGCATTGCAATGACCAAGGAAGAAATATTTCTTGAGGAAGCTAAAGCAGAAGATAAGTTGAGAGGAAAAAGCGAAGCAAAAAAATTCATTGAAACTACAAAATGTTTATTTGCCGGAGGAGAATTATCAGAAGAAGATAAAGATGCGCTTTTTGAGGTATTAACCGAAATATACTTCGACTCAAAGAAAAAAGCCAAAAAGTATGGTGTACGTAAAAATAAAGGCAGCAAAAATACACCAACTGATTAG
- a CDS encoding RNA polymerase sigma factor translates to MKEYKIRVKNEIVTVSKEIYTTYYKMRRRERYIEETSIKNNLSYDQLVELDYPIEQKMCDPQLLVEDVIIEKIMLEKLMLALEELTEYERLIINELFFNGKRERELADSMKLPRTTLQSRKNSIISKLKKIIEK, encoded by the coding sequence ATGAAAGAATACAAAATAAGAGTGAAAAATGAAATTGTTACTGTAAGCAAGGAAATATATACCACCTATTACAAGATGAGAAGACGTGAAAGGTACATAGAGGAAACCAGCATAAAGAACAATCTTTCTTATGACCAGCTAGTCGAGCTGGACTATCCTATCGAGCAAAAAATGTGTGATCCACAACTTCTTGTTGAAGACGTTATTATTGAAAAAATCATGCTTGAGAAATTAATGCTGGCGCTTGAAGAATTGACAGAGTATGAGCGGTTAATAATTAACGAACTGTTCTTTAATGGCAAAAGAGAAAGAGAGCTGGCAGATTCAATGAAGCTGCCAAGAACAACTTTGCAGTCTCGCAAAAACAGCATTATCAGCAAACTTAAAAAAATCATTGAAAAATAA
- a CDS encoding SHOCT domain-containing protein, with product MSQTQITNEIKYKIALSLLNSMLEKGLITLSELKEIDRLNRNSFTPSLAEVYV from the coding sequence ATGTCACAGACTCAAATAACCAACGAAATCAAGTATAAAATAGCGCTTTCGCTGCTGAACAGCATGCTTGAAAAAGGGCTTATTACTCTTTCTGAATTGAAAGAAATTGACAGATTAAATCGGAATTCATTCACTCCATCCCTGGCGGAGGTATATGTGTAA
- a CDS encoding recombinase family protein yields the protein MPKVRVIKPINCMEAEAEALKLRVCAYCRVSSDHTGQLQSFSAQVEYYTRLIESNNAWTFAGIYADEGISGTAKDKRDEFLRLIADCEAKKVDMVITKSISRFARNTADCIETVRKLKALGIAVYFEKENINTLSAESELLMTVLSSIAQEESISTSKNNRWAIQKRFMKGEWKPSCLPYGYKKDKDGRIIINEEEAAIVRRIYTDYLNGKGTYVIAKELTEEGVPTRKGAEAWGENVVKEILTNEKYYGDMLLQKTFTTDTLPFQRKRNRGQKQCYYIANDHEPIIAKEQAERVREIMEQRKTEKAMMDTDTRKYNQRYPFSSKIQCGECGSTFKRQVIFKGKPYETVQWCCTRHIRNRMECSMTAVKDNHIKAAFINLYNKLKSNHDKILIPLAEDLKKLHCGREHESQVREINKKITELTEQSHVLSRLRSKGYLDSVLFIEQSNLITKQLYEAKKQRNKLFEYNGFSDEAARTEELIAFLKKQDDLMESFDESIFSLMVERIIVKSKLEIAFRLINGLELPEIIGEEVG from the coding sequence ATGCCAAAAGTAAGAGTCATCAAGCCAATCAATTGCATGGAAGCAGAAGCTGAAGCTCTGAAACTGCGGGTGTGCGCATACTGCCGGGTCAGCTCGGACCACACCGGGCAGCTTCAATCCTTTTCAGCACAGGTGGAGTACTACACCCGGCTGATAGAAAGCAACAATGCCTGGACTTTTGCCGGAATTTATGCGGACGAAGGCATCAGCGGCACTGCCAAGGACAAGCGGGATGAGTTTCTAAGGCTCATTGCCGACTGTGAAGCCAAAAAGGTGGACATGGTCATTACCAAGTCCATATCCAGGTTTGCAAGAAACACCGCCGACTGCATTGAGACGGTGAGAAAGCTGAAAGCGCTCGGGATTGCCGTTTATTTTGAAAAAGAGAACATCAACACCCTGTCTGCTGAAAGCGAGCTGCTGATGACGGTTTTAAGCTCCATTGCCCAGGAGGAATCCATTTCCACATCCAAAAACAACCGATGGGCGATACAAAAAAGGTTTATGAAAGGCGAATGGAAGCCTTCCTGCCTTCCCTACGGCTATAAGAAAGACAAGGACGGAAGAATCATCATCAATGAAGAAGAAGCCGCTATTGTCCGAAGGATTTACACCGATTACCTGAACGGGAAAGGAACGTACGTCATCGCTAAGGAGCTTACGGAAGAAGGAGTTCCAACAAGAAAAGGGGCGGAAGCCTGGGGAGAAAATGTGGTGAAGGAAATCCTGACCAATGAAAAATACTACGGCGACATGCTCCTTCAGAAGACCTTTACCACCGACACATTGCCCTTCCAGCGGAAGCGGAACCGGGGACAGAAACAGTGCTACTACATCGCCAACGACCATGAACCCATTATTGCAAAAGAGCAGGCCGAACGGGTCAGGGAGATCATGGAGCAGCGAAAAACTGAAAAAGCCATGATGGATACCGACACGCGAAAATATAACCAGCGTTATCCCTTCAGCAGCAAAATCCAATGCGGTGAATGCGGAAGCACTTTCAAAAGGCAAGTCATATTCAAGGGCAAACCATATGAAACTGTGCAGTGGTGTTGCACAAGGCATATCAGAAACCGGATGGAATGCAGCATGACAGCTGTCAAGGACAATCACATCAAAGCTGCGTTCATCAATCTGTATAATAAGCTGAAAAGCAATCATGACAAAATATTAATCCCCCTAGCCGAGGATTTGAAAAAGCTTCACTGCGGCAGGGAACATGAATCCCAGGTCAGGGAAATCAACAAGAAAATAACGGAACTTACGGAACAGAGTCATGTATTAAGTAGACTGAGGTCGAAAGGATATCTTGACTCTGTTCTTTTTATAGAGCAAAGCAATCTGATTACCAAGCAGCTTTATGAAGCCAAAAAGCAGCGGAACAAGCTGTTTGAATATAACGGATTTAGCGACGAGGCTGCCAGAACGGAGGAACTGATTGCTTTCCTCAAAAAGCAGGATGACTTAATGGAGAGCTTTGATGAAAGCATATTTTCGCTGATGGTAGAAAGGATCATTGTAAAATCCAAGCTTGAAATCGCCTTCCGCCTGATCAACGGACTGGAGCTTCCGGAAATCATCGGAGAGGAAGTGGGCTAA
- a CDS encoding recombinase family protein has product MAQRHTPFGYKIIDGAVTIEPEKADLVRKMFDDFISGISLKQMAKDLTEMKVSNANGKPSWNHGSIRKILSNWKYTGNDFYPAIIPEEVFNAAHKLREEKNTRLGRNVNYYANGIASTYPFSGRLICGECGSVFKRYTEHHDRNKKCNWKCKRYIVDNRVCCKSGVVDDKQLEAGFIQIINRVMENPEMIEKRPAVNAVAESAELRRIKLQISSVLGQNGLKPSEMAQLLFKRAVEQYRISQVDDFDYKTRKLKAVLESRKPIKAFDEALFKATIKSITVEITGQLRFELINGVTLSTSYKLRGKGGKAHGDGTKNSIGNSCKSDL; this is encoded by the coding sequence ATGGCGCAAAGACATACGCCCTTTGGCTATAAAATCATAGACGGAGCTGTAACCATCGAACCGGAAAAGGCAGACCTGGTCAGAAAAATGTTCGATGATTTTATATCGGGTATATCCTTGAAGCAGATGGCAAAGGACCTGACGGAAATGAAGGTTTCCAACGCCAACGGAAAGCCCTCCTGGAATCACGGCTCCATCAGAAAAATTTTGAGCAACTGGAAATACACCGGAAACGACTTCTATCCTGCCATTATCCCGGAGGAAGTATTTAATGCTGCACATAAGCTCAGGGAAGAAAAGAACACCCGGCTTGGCAGGAATGTCAATTACTATGCTAACGGCATCGCCAGCACTTACCCCTTCAGCGGCAGGTTGATATGCGGGGAATGCGGGAGTGTTTTCAAAAGGTACACCGAACATCATGACAGGAACAAGAAATGCAACTGGAAATGCAAACGGTATATCGTTGACAACAGGGTCTGCTGCAAAAGCGGCGTGGTTGATGACAAGCAGCTTGAAGCAGGCTTTATACAGATTATCAACCGGGTGATGGAGAACCCTGAAATGATAGAAAAGCGTCCGGCAGTTAATGCTGTGGCAGAAAGTGCAGAATTAAGAAGGATAAAATTGCAAATATCCAGCGTACTAGGCCAAAACGGCCTGAAACCGTCAGAAATGGCACAGCTGTTGTTCAAAAGAGCTGTAGAACAATATCGAATCTCCCAGGTGGATGATTTTGATTATAAAACCAGGAAATTGAAAGCGGTGCTTGAGAGTCGCAAGCCCATTAAAGCATTTGACGAGGCTTTATTCAAAGCAACCATCAAAAGCATTACGGTGGAAATCACCGGGCAGCTCCGGTTTGAACTGATCAACGGAGTGACGCTGAGCACATCATATAAATTACGGGGAAAAGGAGGAAAAGCCCATGGCGATGGGACAAAGAACAGTATCGGTAATTCCTGCAAATCCGATTTATGA
- a CDS encoding recombinase family protein, whose amino-acid sequence MAMGQRTVSVIPANPIYDFKEKAKIKKLRVAAYCRVSTELEEQQSSYQAQVDYYTMEIMKNPGWKFAGIYADEGISGTSTKNRTGFNKLIEDCMAGKIDLVLTKSISRFARNTLDCIQYIRKLKEKNIGVFFEKENVNTLDSTGEFLITILGSLAQEESRSLSTNTRWGVVRRFEKGQVMVNHNKFLGYTKNEAGELVIVPEEAEIVRLIFRLYLEGLSITQIKKYLEENGIKTVTGKNQWSTTTINNMLSNEKYMGDALLQKSYTVDYLTKKRVKNNGIVPQYYVEDSHPAIISKDLFHRIQEEKARRANIKKTAEKRAKTDSGKYSSIYALTELLTCGECGKPYRRVSWTAYSEKRIVWRCLNRLEYGKKHCQKSPTIDEDVLHRAIMDAFNSLIQDKDDFVDTLQSNIQLVMSNRAKQMDIAKIEERIAELKKEMIGFVEENARCGADNTDFDEHYAKISSELKDLQKKKNQYTEQEARQDGFQQRVEDMKKFLNTANCKLSKFDNQLVRQLIQSIKVMSKDKILIKFKSGLEMEQELSKK is encoded by the coding sequence ATGGCGATGGGACAAAGAACAGTATCGGTAATTCCTGCAAATCCGATTTATGATTTTAAGGAAAAAGCAAAGATAAAAAAGCTGAGAGTAGCTGCCTATTGCCGGGTCAGCACGGAGCTGGAGGAACAGCAGTCCAGCTACCAGGCGCAGGTGGATTATTACACGATGGAGATTATGAAAAACCCAGGCTGGAAGTTTGCAGGCATCTATGCTGATGAGGGCATATCCGGCACCAGTACAAAAAACAGAACAGGGTTCAATAAACTGATTGAAGACTGCATGGCAGGCAAGATTGACCTGGTGCTGACAAAATCCATCAGCCGTTTTGCACGAAACACCCTTGACTGCATTCAATACATACGGAAACTGAAAGAAAAAAACATCGGCGTGTTCTTCGAAAAAGAAAATGTCAACACCCTGGACAGCACCGGAGAATTTCTCATCACCATCCTCGGAAGCCTCGCCCAGGAAGAAAGCCGCTCCTTAAGCACCAACACAAGATGGGGTGTGGTCCGCCGGTTTGAAAAAGGACAGGTTATGGTCAATCATAATAAATTTTTAGGTTATACAAAGAATGAGGCCGGTGAATTGGTGATAGTGCCGGAGGAAGCAGAAATAGTAAGGCTGATTTTCAGGCTGTATTTAGAGGGTCTAAGCATTACCCAAATCAAAAAGTACCTGGAGGAAAACGGCATTAAAACCGTTACCGGAAAAAACCAATGGTCTACTACCACCATCAACAACATGCTCTCCAATGAGAAGTACATGGGAGATGCCTTGCTGCAAAAAAGCTACACTGTAGACTATCTCACAAAGAAAAGAGTTAAAAACAATGGAATTGTTCCGCAATATTATGTGGAGGACAGCCATCCGGCCATAATTTCCAAAGACTTGTTTCACCGGATACAGGAAGAAAAAGCACGCCGGGCTAATATTAAAAAGACTGCTGAAAAAAGAGCCAAAACCGACAGCGGGAAATACAGTTCAATATATGCTCTCACCGAATTGTTGACATGTGGGGAGTGCGGCAAGCCTTACAGACGGGTTTCCTGGACAGCCTACAGCGAGAAAAGGATTGTGTGGCGGTGCTTAAACAGGCTGGAGTACGGGAAAAAACACTGCCAAAAGTCCCCGACCATTGATGAAGATGTTTTACATAGGGCCATAATGGATGCTTTCAATTCGCTCATACAGGATAAGGACGATTTTGTGGACACGCTCCAGTCCAATATTCAGCTGGTAATGAGCAACCGGGCGAAACAGATGGACATAGCAAAAATTGAGGAACGGATCGCGGAATTAAAAAAAGAGATGATAGGCTTCGTAGAGGAAAATGCAAGATGTGGAGCAGATAATACAGACTTTGACGAGCACTATGCTAAAATCTCCTCCGAGCTAAAAGACCTTCAGAAGAAGAAAAACCAATATACTGAACAGGAAGCCAGGCAAGACGGCTTTCAACAAAGAGTCGAGGATATGAAAAAATTTCTGAACACCGCAAACTGCAAATTATCGAAATTTGATAACCAGCTTGTCAGACAGCTTATACAAAGCATCAAGGTCATGTCAAAGGATAAGATTCTCATAAAATTCAAGTCGGGTTTAGAGATGGAGCAGGAGCTGAGTAAAAAATAA
- a CDS encoding helix-turn-helix domain-containing protein, whose translation MDYITAKEAAEKWGISQRRVQLLCEQGRVAGAVRLGWAWAIPKEADKPADARIKAKDKI comes from the coding sequence ATGGATTATATTACAGCAAAAGAAGCAGCAGAAAAATGGGGGATATCCCAGCGCAGGGTTCAACTCCTATGTGAGCAAGGACGAGTGGCGGGAGCGGTTCGATTAGGATGGGCATGGGCAATTCCAAAAGAAGCAGACAAGCCTGCAGATGCTCGTATAAAAGCTAAAGACAAGATATAA